The Chryseobacterium suipulveris genome window below encodes:
- a CDS encoding VapE domain-containing protein produces MVASIFKNFNEVVENQKIIEVLNDIKTGKYINVITYLRKSLAESKMDAYERAKKSLPAFTPSASFKGGRKLEFVTQYTQIVVLDIDKLTKEQLTNAKALAQETPYTYSAFISPSGNGLKIFVRVNSSQENHKEAFIALQKFYEEFLSLPIDKSGKDVTRLCFVSYDTDLYLNENATVYPVISTEDLSPYFNQEQGAEPEPPTIASNGFSTEKFSNDYLATYEHCVRFTEKKESYVNGNRNNFVHLLACNLNRKGVPLPMAMGYILSDYNYDAKEVATTVNSAYNNTYEHNKSTLSISPNGEISEQSKSIKSSEDDTDEEEEKPSFIDRLETFLNYRYSFRYNVVSGKLEYKATKATLWKPVTDFVENSVLREILKAKVKCNINTLRNLLRSDYCEQFDPFKNYFDNLSNNEDETDYITELANTITTTKQDLWQVCFKKWFVAMVACVTNDKAINQTVIVFSGKQGVGKTTWIEKLIPKPLKDYMFSGTINPNNKDTLIHLAECMLINLDELENLNRTEIGTLKELITKTHIRMRKAYGHNNETLPRRASFAGSVNTAQFLNDTTGSRRFLCFEVEHIEYTHNIDINQAYAQARQLYKDGFRYWFNQEEIKEINLNNEQYQIRSPEEELLLTWFELADRDTANNFLNTTQIATKLAERAKLNITDGTVMKLGKALKKHGYLRLSKKSGYVYAVKELTWEEVDNQNREKEPPPEPPKPPEQTGLPF; encoded by the coding sequence ATGGTAGCAAGTATTTTTAAAAACTTCAATGAAGTGGTAGAGAACCAAAAAATCATTGAGGTATTGAACGACATCAAAACAGGTAAGTATATCAATGTGATAACTTATTTAAGAAAGTCATTGGCAGAAAGCAAAATGGACGCATACGAAAGGGCAAAGAAATCTTTGCCCGCTTTCACGCCTTCGGCTTCCTTTAAAGGTGGCAGAAAATTAGAGTTTGTTACACAATATACCCAAATCGTAGTATTAGACATAGACAAGCTCACAAAAGAACAATTAACCAATGCTAAAGCATTGGCACAGGAAACGCCCTATACTTATTCGGCTTTTATCAGTCCATCGGGAAACGGTTTAAAAATCTTTGTTCGTGTAAATTCATCACAGGAAAACCACAAAGAAGCGTTTATAGCACTTCAAAAATTCTATGAAGAATTTTTATCGTTACCCATTGACAAATCGGGCAAAGACGTTACACGCCTTTGCTTTGTGTCTTACGACACCGATTTGTATTTGAATGAAAATGCAACCGTATATCCTGTAATTTCAACCGAAGATTTAAGCCCATACTTTAACCAAGAGCAGGGAGCAGAACCCGAACCGCCAACCATTGCAAGCAATGGTTTTTCTACCGAAAAATTTAGTAATGATTATTTGGCAACGTATGAACATTGCGTAAGATTTACCGAGAAGAAAGAAAGCTATGTAAATGGCAATAGAAACAACTTTGTGCATTTATTGGCTTGCAACCTTAATCGTAAAGGAGTGCCATTGCCTATGGCAATGGGCTATATTCTTTCTGATTATAATTATGATGCAAAGGAAGTAGCAACAACGGTAAACAGTGCCTATAACAACACCTACGAACATAACAAAAGCACCTTATCCATTTCGCCAAATGGCGAAATTTCCGAGCAATCCAAAAGCATAAAATCATCTGAAGATGATACAGACGAGGAAGAAGAAAAACCGAGTTTCATAGACCGATTGGAAACCTTTTTGAATTACCGTTATAGCTTTCGCTATAACGTAGTTTCGGGAAAGTTGGAGTACAAGGCTACCAAAGCTACGCTTTGGAAACCTGTAACGGATTTTGTAGAAAATTCCGTATTGAGAGAAATACTCAAAGCAAAAGTAAAATGTAACATCAACACATTACGCAATTTGTTACGTTCCGATTATTGCGAACAGTTCGACCCATTCAAAAATTATTTTGATAACCTGTCGAACAATGAAGATGAAACCGACTACATCACAGAGCTTGCCAATACTATTACAACGACAAAGCAGGATTTATGGCAGGTATGTTTTAAAAAATGGTTTGTCGCAATGGTGGCTTGTGTAACCAATGATAAAGCAATAAATCAGACCGTAATTGTATTTAGTGGCAAACAAGGCGTAGGAAAAACAACGTGGATAGAAAAGCTGATACCAAAGCCTTTAAAGGATTATATGTTTTCAGGTACAATAAACCCAAACAATAAAGACACCTTGATACATTTAGCGGAATGTATGCTTATCAATTTGGACGAACTCGAAAACTTAAACCGTACCGAAATCGGTACGTTAAAAGAGCTGATAACAAAAACGCATATCCGTATGCGTAAAGCATACGGACACAACAACGAAACCCTACCACGCAGGGCATCGTTTGCAGGTAGTGTAAACACTGCCCAATTCCTAAATGATACAACAGGTTCGAGGCGTTTCCTATGTTTTGAAGTGGAACACATCGAGTACACACATAACATTGACATCAACCAAGCGTATGCACAGGCAAGGCAACTCTATAAAGACGGTTTCCGTTATTGGTTCAATCAGGAAGAAATAAAAGAAATCAACCTGAACAACGAACAATACCAAATCCGAAGCCCCGAAGAAGAATTGCTTTTAACGTGGTTTGAATTAGCCGACAGAGATACAGCAAACAATTTTCTGAACACCACACAGATAGCCACCAAATTAGCAGAGCGGGCAAAGCTGAACATCACAGACGGTACAGTTATGAAGTTAGGCAAAGCATTGAAGAAACACGGTTATTTAAGGTTATCCAAAAAAAGCGGTTATGTGTATGCCGTAAAAGAATTGACTTGGGAAGAAGTGGACAATCAAAACAGGGAAAAAGAACCACCACCCGAACCGCCCAAACCACCAGAGCAAACAGGATTACCGTTCTGA
- a CDS encoding DUF5675 family protein has product MRTKILRVAEGKQSTLSQLYIDDVFQCYLLEDKIRAVKIPKQTAIPTGNYTLRLNTWGGMNADYRQKFPKLHKGMIEINGLPQFSFVYIHIGNTHTQTAGCPLCGFGFELVNGDFQVLPSKDAYQMIYPKLLAIAQGNEKGISIESNFQF; this is encoded by the coding sequence ATGAGAACAAAAATTTTAAGAGTAGCCGAAGGCAAGCAAAGCACATTAAGCCAATTATATATTGATGATGTGTTTCAATGCTACCTTTTAGAAGACAAGATAAGAGCCGTTAAGATACCAAAGCAAACCGCAATCCCAACAGGAAACTATACATTAAGGCTGAATACTTGGGGCGGTATGAATGCCGATTATCGGCAGAAATTCCCAAAGCTTCACAAAGGTATGATTGAAATTAACGGTCTGCCACAATTCAGCTTTGTATATATCCATATTGGGAACACCCATACACAAACGGCAGGTTGTCCGTTGTGTGGTTTCGGGTTTGAGTTGGTTAATGGCGATTTTCAAGTGCTACCCAGTAAAGATGCTTACCAAATGATTTACCCGAAGTTGTTAGCAATAGCACAAGGCAATGAAAAAGGTATCAGCATCGAAAGCAATTTCCAATTTTAA
- a CDS encoding RDD family protein, producing the protein MKKEKYLISRIIAGVIDYSIVLTLTCIYIFTFGEKNELGEYSVNGLKAIPIFIFWFFYFCVIESTLNSTLGNYLMKLKPVDLNTEKNIDFKQSFLRHLLDPIDMSLFGLVGIIIIKNSPESQRLGDLLAKTKVIKLTE; encoded by the coding sequence TTGAAAAAAGAAAAATATCTAATATCTAGAATTATTGCTGGAGTTATTGATTATTCAATTGTTTTGACTTTAACTTGCATTTACATTTTTACTTTTGGAGAAAAAAATGAATTAGGCGAATATTCCGTAAATGGACTAAAAGCAATTCCAATCTTTATTTTTTGGTTTTTCTATTTTTGTGTTATTGAATCAACCCTGAATTCAACTTTGGGAAATTATTTGATGAAACTTAAACCTGTTGATTTAAATACTGAAAAGAATATTGACTTTAAACAATCATTTTTAAGACATTTACTCGATCCAATTGATATGTCTCTCTTCGGTTTGGTTGGAATAATTATTATTAAAAATTCGCCAGAAAGCCAGCGATTGGGTGATTTACTTGCAAAAACTAAAGTGATAAAATTGACTGAATAA
- a CDS encoding helicase-related protein, with protein sequence MVFALNVDNAIALNKLFQERGVKSDFVISNVKDAITGVTSNFTKENKEKIEKFRQGKLEVLINVNILTEGTDVPNVQSVFLTRPTISTILMTQMIGRGLRGPKAGGTKEAFIVSFVDDWQDKIAWINPEKLFIEENVDFNDQDKETKKSLLRLVSISKIEEFAVLTNSIIDPETKSELEKLDFIQRIPKGIYQFRYLVKSEGEEIEKNCEILVYDNIENSYKNFVETLPYFVKDNKLEERESLDEKELILYSKQIEDEFFSGVEKYPAYSINDIKSLLQYYIVQDEVPQYIELKDRENYDIDRIAHELYEKGLGGKLKTDFLSGIWNDNEIEWQTFFNFDQRIFLNEINIAESRLSFPELYQRNKQLPTEEHEIREFERMSLYEIRNVNPAYEKWLRDQVFEKFKDEEGFYYSAESGYKSKSRLIFQVDHIIPMHNGGLTKLDNLQLLTRGENMVKGIK encoded by the coding sequence TTGGTTTTCGCATTAAATGTTGATAATGCAATTGCACTCAATAAATTATTCCAAGAAAGAGGCGTAAAATCTGACTTTGTAATTTCAAATGTGAAAGATGCAATTACAGGAGTTACAAGTAATTTCACGAAAGAAAATAAAGAAAAAATTGAAAAATTCCGACAAGGAAAATTGGAAGTCTTGATAAATGTAAATATTTTAACAGAGGGAACTGACGTTCCCAATGTTCAATCCGTATTTTTAACAAGACCAACAATTTCTACAATTTTAATGACGCAAATGATTGGTCGCGGTTTGCGAGGTCCAAAAGCAGGCGGAACAAAGGAAGCATTTATTGTAAGTTTTGTTGACGATTGGCAAGATAAAATTGCGTGGATTAATCCCGAAAAATTATTTATTGAAGAAAATGTTGATTTTAACGACCAAGACAAAGAAACCAAAAAATCGCTTCTTCGTTTGGTTTCTATCAGCAAAATTGAAGAATTTGCAGTTTTAACGAATAGCATTATTGACCCCGAAACAAAAAGCGAACTTGAAAAATTGGATTTTATTCAAAGAATTCCAAAGGGAATTTATCAGTTCAGATATTTGGTAAAATCCGAAGGCGAAGAAATTGAAAAAAATTGTGAAATTTTAGTTTATGACAATATTGAAAATTCTTACAAAAATTTTGTAGAAACTCTTCCCTATTTCGTTAAAGACAACAAATTGGAGGAAAGAGAAAGTTTGGACGAAAAAGAATTGATATTATATTCTAAACAAATTGAAGATGAATTCTTTTCGGGCGTTGAAAAATATCCTGCATACAGCATAAACGATATAAAAAGTCTTTTGCAATATTATATCGTTCAAGACGAAGTTCCGCAATATATTGAACTGAAAGACAGAGAAAATTATGATATTGACAGAATTGCACACGAACTTTATGAAAAAGGTTTAGGCGGAAAATTAAAAACTGATTTCTTAAGCGGAATTTGGAATGATAACGAAATTGAGTGGCAAACATTTTTCAATTTTGACCAACGCATATTTTTAAATGAAATAAATATTGCAGAAAGCAGACTTTCGTTTCCTGAATTGTATCAAAGAAATAAACAACTTCCGACAGAAGAACACGAAATTAGAGAATTTGAAAGAATGAGTTTGTATGAAATTAGAAACGTAAATCCTGCTTATGAAAAATGGTTAAGAGACCAAGTTTTTGAGAAATTCAAAGATGAAGAAGGATTTTATTATAGTGCAGAAAGTGGATATAAAAGCAAAAGCCGTTTAATTTTTCAGGTTGACCACATTATTCCAATGCATAACGGAGGTTTGACAAAATTAGACAATCTTCAACTTTTAACAAGAGGAGAAAATATGGTAAAAGGAATTAAATAA
- a CDS encoding S8 family peptidase, which produces MENKNLPIKFFQKRQKDEMGTEAGGGQTIPKWASQGQLREKSEYIKTVLAEVSTSLAEKVKKNNYIPSVVKLKVNGDALAKTYRKEIGNLFNVGKLNIIGVSGEDEVLIKIDNENDLKGILKKFSSVNFELPNYTHQIGISAINNIEEFKPQIDIEEEDEEQVYKVKLFNYGNADLNNILIRSFEKYCRDNNIEFEKAEYSDELNIFRISKVTTDDFDELRDFDGIQLITEMPTYSLTLDELTEENVIEIKQPKEGANYPVVGVLDTGISNIPHLIPWLHNKSFTKYHEDYINKGHGTFVAGVLLYGDNLEGKDYTGFEGCKLFEAIVMPDLSKQKIFEDELIENIREAITDHNEIKIWNLSLGTDREADLYEFSDFAKALDEIQEENNVLICKSAGNCNNFRINAPKSRIAKSADTVRGLVVGSIAHDKLATDYAEKNNSSPFSRIGPGPSNLIKPDVVHFGGNAGLDNTNKLVINPVKSFSSDGSLAKQVGTSFSTPRIAAITAGVHSMLSEEFNPLLLKALVIHSAKYPEEMRMTIAEKIDAAGFGMPSNINDILFNQPNEITLILQDNIEKGSFIDILDFPFPQSMIDDEGYFYGELTVTLVTSPILEVSQGAEYCQSNIDVYLGSYDEKIEKDITQPRVKNPIGADGRQNVLATSVYSKKAMKDFETSFASERMLLSYGDKFQPVKKWSVNFDDFTPTNKDKFLKAPKNWYLKLEGLFRHFTESKCEIQKTVPSQEFCLVITIKDTKKRGNIYNEVTQLLNNFSFVHSNVKIREEVRIRLNG; this is translated from the coding sequence ATGGAAAATAAAAATTTGCCAATTAAATTCTTTCAGAAAAGACAGAAAGATGAAATGGGAACAGAAGCTGGCGGAGGTCAAACAATCCCTAAATGGGCTTCTCAAGGACAGTTAAGAGAGAAATCAGAGTATATTAAAACAGTCTTGGCAGAAGTTTCCACTTCATTAGCCGAAAAAGTTAAAAAGAACAACTATATACCTTCAGTAGTAAAACTAAAGGTAAATGGCGATGCTTTAGCTAAAACCTACAGAAAAGAAATTGGTAATCTTTTCAATGTTGGTAAGCTGAATATAATTGGTGTGAGCGGTGAAGATGAAGTATTGATTAAAATCGACAACGAAAATGACCTAAAAGGCATTTTAAAAAAATTCTCAAGTGTCAATTTTGAACTTCCAAATTATACTCATCAAATAGGTATTTCAGCGATTAATAACATAGAAGAATTTAAACCTCAAATTGACATTGAGGAAGAAGATGAAGAGCAAGTATATAAAGTAAAACTATTCAATTACGGCAATGCCGATTTGAACAATATCCTTATCAGAAGTTTCGAAAAGTACTGTAGAGACAACAATATTGAATTTGAAAAAGCTGAATATTCAGACGAATTAAACATTTTCAGAATTAGCAAGGTAACTACCGATGATTTTGACGAATTGCGTGACTTTGACGGCATTCAGCTAATTACAGAAATGCCTACTTATAGCCTGACCTTAGATGAATTGACAGAAGAAAATGTTATTGAAATAAAACAGCCAAAGGAAGGTGCGAATTATCCAGTTGTAGGAGTTCTTGATACAGGGATTTCAAACATTCCACACCTTATTCCTTGGCTGCACAATAAAAGTTTCACCAAATATCACGAAGATTATATTAATAAAGGACACGGTACTTTTGTAGCTGGCGTTTTGTTATACGGCGATAATTTGGAAGGTAAAGACTACACTGGTTTTGAAGGGTGTAAATTGTTTGAAGCCATAGTAATGCCTGATTTGAGTAAACAAAAAATATTTGAGGACGAATTAATTGAAAACATTAGGGAAGCAATCACTGACCATAATGAAATAAAAATATGGAATTTATCTCTTGGGACGGACAGAGAAGCCGATTTATATGAATTTTCAGATTTTGCAAAGGCATTAGATGAAATTCAAGAAGAAAACAATGTTTTGATATGCAAATCTGCAGGCAATTGTAATAATTTTAGAATTAATGCACCAAAAAGCAGAATAGCCAAATCTGCCGATACAGTTAGAGGACTTGTAGTTGGTTCTATTGCTCACGACAAGTTGGCTACAGATTACGCCGAGAAAAACAATTCATCTCCTTTTTCAAGAATTGGCCCAGGACCATCAAATTTGATAAAACCTGATGTTGTTCATTTTGGTGGAAATGCTGGTTTAGATAACACCAACAAACTTGTTATTAACCCTGTTAAATCTTTCTCTTCAGATGGAAGTTTAGCAAAACAAGTGGGAACCAGTTTTTCTACACCTCGTATTGCGGCTATAACGGCAGGCGTTCATTCAATGTTAAGTGAAGAGTTTAACCCTCTTCTTTTGAAAGCACTTGTAATACATTCTGCAAAGTATCCAGAAGAAATGAGAATGACCATTGCAGAAAAAATTGATGCAGCAGGATTTGGAATGCCATCAAATATCAACGATATTTTGTTTAATCAACCCAATGAAATTACATTAATCCTCCAAGACAACATAGAGAAAGGTTCTTTCATTGATATTCTTGATTTTCCATTTCCACAAAGTATGATAGATGACGAAGGATATTTTTATGGAGAACTTACCGTAACACTTGTAACCTCTCCTATTTTGGAAGTATCACAAGGAGCTGAATATTGCCAATCGAATATTGATGTCTATTTAGGAAGCTATGATGAAAAAATTGAAAAAGATATAACTCAACCAAGGGTTAAAAACCCAATTGGAGCAGATGGAAGGCAAAATGTTTTAGCAACAAGCGTTTACAGTAAAAAGGCTATGAAGGATTTTGAGACTTCGTTTGCAAGTGAAAGAATGCTGCTATCTTATGGGGATAAATTCCAACCTGTAAAAAAATGGAGTGTAAATTTTGATGATTTCACACCAACTAATAAAGATAAGTTTTTAAAAGCACCTAAGAATTGGTACTTGAAACTTGAAGGACTTTTCAGGCATTTTACGGAAAGTAAGTGTGAAATTCAAAAAACCGTTCCGAGCCAAGAATTTTGTTTGGTCATAACAATTAAGGACACAAAAAAAAGAGGAAATATTTACAATGAAGTTACGCAGCTCTTGAACAATTTTAGTTTCGTTCATAGCAACGTAAAAATAAGAGAAGAAGTAAGAATTAGATTAAATGGATAA
- a CDS encoding AAA family ATPase: MYTEILRIIEGGLNKDTKKVLNYSKTLAEKLDGDGNQKLAKLILKTIDKGPATTVTMDELLTTPVDQESRLSIVDVEVPSKEKNLIVLPQLVENKISDFINLVKHQNELIRSGIETSNTLLLFGKPGVGKTSVARYISESTGLPLVIARFDAIVSSLLGNTAKNIRKIFEFAENKPCILFLDEFDAIAKARDDQYELGELKRVINSLLQNIDVFAKNNILIAATNHPEILDKAIWRRFNTVIEIGAPQENEIEELIKNFVDDFKTDFINDEKKKDRLVKLFEGKTPSDIKAVINNAKAHTIIHNSDTLSYEDVIIELYEFNNNGNITIEKLVEFLNENGVPQATIAERMKVSLRQIRNYLNKQA, translated from the coding sequence ATGTACACGGAAATACTAAGGATAATTGAAGGCGGACTGAATAAAGACACTAAAAAGGTTTTAAATTATTCTAAAACGCTTGCTGAAAAGCTAGATGGAGATGGTAACCAAAAGTTGGCTAAGCTTATCCTTAAGACTATAGATAAAGGTCCCGCTACAACAGTGACTATGGATGAATTACTTACAACCCCTGTTGACCAAGAAAGTCGTCTAAGTATTGTTGATGTAGAAGTTCCGTCGAAAGAGAAGAATTTAATCGTTCTACCTCAACTTGTAGAGAACAAGATTAGCGATTTTATTAATCTCGTAAAACATCAAAACGAATTGATTAGAAGTGGTATAGAAACGTCTAATACATTATTGCTATTTGGAAAGCCTGGAGTTGGAAAAACAAGCGTTGCAAGATATATTTCTGAAAGTACCGGATTACCTCTTGTAATAGCAAGATTTGATGCAATCGTTTCTTCACTTTTGGGAAATACAGCTAAGAACATCAGAAAAATATTTGAGTTTGCTGAAAACAAACCTTGCATCCTATTTCTTGATGAATTTGATGCAATTGCTAAAGCAAGGGATGACCAATATGAGTTAGGAGAATTAAAAAGGGTTATTAATAGCTTGCTTCAAAACATTGATGTCTTTGCTAAAAACAATATACTTATTGCAGCAACCAATCATCCAGAAATTTTAGATAAAGCAATTTGGAGAAGATTTAATACTGTTATCGAAATTGGTGCTCCTCAAGAAAATGAAATTGAAGAGCTTATTAAAAACTTTGTTGATGATTTCAAAACCGATTTCATAAACGATGAAAAAAAGAAAGACAGATTAGTGAAACTTTTTGAAGGGAAAACACCATCAGATATAAAAGCTGTCATTAACAATGCAAAAGCACATACAATTATTCATAACAGTGATACCTTATCTTATGAAGATGTTATTATTGAACTATACGAATTTAATAATAATGGAAATATTACTATTGAAAAGCTTGTTGAGTTCCTAAATGAGAATGGAGTACCACAAGCAACTATTGCCGAACGTATGAAAGTATCATTAAGACAAATAAGAAACTATTTAAACAAACAAGCCTAA
- a CDS encoding DUF6943 family protein, whose product MKAVKIFTYNPKNQKSEFEFYALSKGLNSGKPLDVPCPNCFVISCRNAEELDVYRSLLFGLWQTKSFHQFLIGSVIPYIRIGDFKNFVSEQVSHLKGKEKVFKNDVRKVKTLEQRERHIYEQLLLISELKRIYIARHLKR is encoded by the coding sequence ATGAAAGCCGTTAAAATCTTTACTTACAACCCGAAAAATCAAAAGTCGGAATTTGAATTTTACGCCTTATCCAAAGGCTTAAACAGTGGCAAGCCGTTAGATGTACCTTGCCCGAATTGCTTTGTTATTTCCTGCCGTAATGCGGAAGAATTGGACGTTTACCGTAGCTTATTATTTGGGTTATGGCAAACAAAATCTTTTCATCAGTTCCTTATTGGTTCTGTCATTCCTTACATTCGGATAGGCGATTTTAAAAACTTCGTTTCTGAACAGGTAAGCCATTTGAAAGGCAAAGAAAAAGTGTTTAAAAATGATGTTCGCAAAGTCAAAACATTAGAGCAGAGAGAAAGGCACATATACGAACAGTTGCTTTTGATTTCAGAACTCAAACGCATTTACATTGCAAGGCATTTAAAGCGGTAG
- a CDS encoding addiction module antidote protein: MDISKFDIADYLDSNEMIAEYLNVVLEEGDDSEIVVAIGNIAKAIGMTKIAEETGMSRPSLYKALSEGAKPQFSTIMKVLKAVGGQIRVNPITA, encoded by the coding sequence ATGGATATTTCAAAATTTGACATTGCAGATTATTTGGACAGCAACGAAATGATTGCTGAATATCTTAATGTTGTCCTTGAAGAAGGCGATGATTCTGAAATTGTTGTAGCAATTGGTAATATTGCAAAAGCAATCGGAATGACAAAAATTGCAGAAGAAACAGGAATGAGCAGACCGAGTTTGTACAAAGCACTTTCTGAAGGTGCAAAACCACAGTTTTCAACAATTATGAAAGTTTTGAAAGCAGTTGGCGGACAAATAAGAGTTAATCCTATAACTGCATAA
- a CDS encoding YegP family protein has translation MSKYIIRKTSNGQYWWVLKAPNGETLLTSETYTTKQNCQGGIASSKVSVADANFRRLTSVRNEPYFTQNSNNYQVLGTSEMYSSTYNRDNGIEAVKRYAPNAVIEDLS, from the coding sequence ATGTCAAAGTACATTATTCGTAAAACGTCCAACGGACAATATTGGTGGGTTTTAAAAGCTCCAAATGGAGAAACCCTATTAACAAGTGAAACTTATACTACAAAGCAAAACTGCCAAGGCGGTATTGCGAGCAGTAAAGTTAGTGTTGCTGATGCTAACTTTAGACGATTGACATCGGTAAGAAATGAACCTTATTTTACTCAGAACTCTAATAACTACCAAGTATTGGGAACGAGTGAAATGTATTCATCAACCTACAATCGAGACAATGGTATAGAAGCCGTAAAGCGATATGCTCCAAACGCAGTAATTGAAGATTTATCTTAA
- a CDS encoding DUF6624 domain-containing protein: protein MEIKLTIITFLALLTSCSVTQNQKDKLKSELTQILKSDQELRELWTPDLRPERKNEILQTYKISESEFQKQGWKITEKNDSINLLKTEKIIKKYGYPGKELVGEKLSNAVWYVIQHSKLPIIEKYFPLMIKAQENGDLSKQQIAMMKDRMLMYQGKEQIYGTQGAGRLFVNPETKKEEWTNFIWPIENPEKVNELRTSMDIKMSIEEYAKSMGIDYSKKYTLKEIEKLTKK, encoded by the coding sequence ATGGAAATTAAATTGACAATTATAACTTTTTTAGCACTTTTAACCTCTTGCTCTGTTACTCAAAATCAGAAAGACAAACTGAAAAGTGAATTAACTCAAATTCTAAAATCTGACCAAGAATTGAGAGAACTTTGGACACCAGATTTAAGGCCAGAAAGAAAAAATGAAATTTTACAGACTTATAAAATAAGCGAAAGTGAATTTCAAAAGCAAGGATGGAAAATAACAGAAAAAAATGACAGTATCAATTTGTTAAAAACGGAAAAAATAATCAAAAAATATGGTTATCCAGGAAAGGAACTTGTCGGAGAGAAACTAAGTAATGCAGTTTGGTATGTTATTCAACATTCAAAACTTCCAATTATTGAAAAGTATTTTCCATTAATGATAAAAGCACAAGAAAATGGAGATTTAAGTAAACAACAAATCGCAATGATGAAAGATAGGATGCTTATGTATCAAGGTAAAGAACAAATTTATGGAACTCAAGGTGCAGGAAGATTATTTGTTAATCCCGAAACCAAAAAGGAAGAATGGACAAATTTTATTTGGCCAATTGAAAATCCTGAAAAAGTAAATGAATTAAGAACTTCTATGGATATTAAAATGTCAATAGAAGAATATGCGAAATCAATGGGAATTGATTATTCAAAAAAATATACACTTAAAGAAATTGAGAAATTAACAAAAAAATAA
- a CDS encoding type II toxin-antitoxin system RelE/ParE family toxin, with protein MYFIEKTNEFDKWFRKLKDIRAKAKILFRIQKLQNEEHFGDCKPVGNGISELRINFAKGYRIYFKETDGKIIILLIGGDKSSQQKDIEKAKEIWEKVKE; from the coding sequence ATGTACTTTATTGAGAAAACGAATGAGTTTGACAAGTGGTTCCGAAAATTAAAAGATATCCGAGCAAAGGCTAAAATCTTGTTCCGAATCCAGAAATTACAAAACGAAGAACATTTTGGAGATTGCAAACCTGTTGGAAATGGAATCAGCGAATTGCGAATAAATTTTGCAAAGGGCTACAGAATCTATTTCAAAGAGACAGATGGAAAAATTATTATCTTGTTAATTGGCGGCGACAAATCAAGCCAACAAAAAGATATAGAAAAAGCGAAAGAAATTTGGGAAAAAGTAAAAGAATAA